DNA from Bacteroidales bacterium:
GCTTACAATACAGACAATAAACCCATCTCAAAAACAAGCTATTTATGGGATGGAATCCATTGGATAGAAGAAGGTAAAAATGAAAAAAGCTATGATGCAAGCGGGAATATGATTACAGAAGTTTATTACCAATGGGATGGGAACAGCAGCCAGTTCATCCCTTATGAAAAGAACGAATATACATACAACAATGCTTATAGTACTGATGAACTGGTGCTGCCATGGTACTTTTATATGTTCGATTCACCCACTGAAAATAATATGCTTGTGGAAGAAAAAAGTTTTTATTATGATCAGGAAACAACACAGTGGGTAGAAGATGATCGCGACATCTATTATTATTCAGAAATTGATATTGATGGTATTATTAACCAAACAGTTTCTGATATAAAATTATATCCTAACCCGTCATCAGGTTATATAACAATAAGTTGGGAAAATAAATATTCGGATTCGGATCTGAATCTGGAAATTTATGATGTTGTGGGAAGTGCAATTCTAAATAAACAAATAACCAATAACCTGTCCATTTCGTTGAATCATTTAGCAAATGGGGTGTATTTGTACAAAATCATTGACAACAATACAACATTACATACCGGGAAAATTATTTTAAAATAAATATGTCGCACTTTTGAGTTGAATTTGCATATTTCTCGGTCGGTTTAAATCATTTGTCATCAGATACAAAATATTGCAACTTCGTTTTATAGATTACTTATTACAGTCTTGTAAACATGAAAACAACAAAAAAAATCTGTATTTTCTACTTTTTCTTTTTTGGATTGCTTTCATGCAATTCTCAAAATAAGGAAGCTGAATCCTATGAAGGATATCCTTTAAAAGTAACTGATGATTACAAAAAAGTCAAAGTTGAAGAGTTCTCGAACAATATGGAGACGTTTTACATTTACTATTTAAAAAAACCGAAAGTAATTCAATCCTATCCGTGTAAAGGTCGTTTTAGGATAGGAACCGACAGTTTAATCTATGGATTTACTCTATCTGAAGACCATGTTATTAACGGAACTCTGATACCTAAGGGGAGCAATTATGAAAGGAATTCCGAAGACTTTTACATGATACATTTGTCAAAAGACATAACAATCCAAGGGTTTCCTGTTTATCATAAAGAAACCGGATTGTTTCAGGAAAACAATGTGAATTTTCATAATGACGGAACCATGACGGGTTTTCATTTGGCTGATGATATGATAATTGGCAACATCCCTTGCAAGGGAGGTAAAAAAAACAATTATGTAATGCTTTATCACGCCGGAGATATCAGGTATTGTAACCTGGCTGAAAATATGGAAATAAACGGTATCCCGTGTCAGGGAGGAGAAGAGAACAGTACGTTATGGTTGTACCCCGACGGACAAATTATATCATGTATTCTGTCAAAAGATTTCAAAATTGATGATAAATTATATAATCAGGGTACACGGCTGATATTTGATAATGAGGGTAAAGTACATTTTTTAAGCGGTCAATTAGATTATGTATATTTTTATGATGTTGGCGGTGTGCTTAATTGTGTATTAAAAAATGACTTGGAAATTAAAGGCAAATTAATTGGAAAAAAATCCAGATTGATTTTTAATAAAAATGGTTCACTT
Protein-coding regions in this window:
- a CDS encoding T9SS type A sorting domain-containing protein, which produces MTIKRNLNTIAKGIIFYGIIWNGITNLWQNSWKIEIGFDNSGNIVFCISYEWSTATNQWFKEEKTEITYDAEGNPILAKEFEWDEVTELWVAVFKEENTFDEDGKNILTIQYEWNETTNQWENYSKAEHTYDNNGNNILMIYYDWDQNWVKSWKTEKTYDANGNLTDRVEYSWNNNQWEKDYKSIYAYNTDNKPISKTSYLWDGIHWIEEGKNEKSYDASGNMITEVYYQWDGNSSQFIPYEKNEYTYNNAYSTDELVLPWYFYMFDSPTENNMLVEEKSFYYDQETTQWVEDDRDIYYYSEIDIDGIINQTVSDIKLYPNPSSGYITISWENKYSDSDLNLEIYDVVGSAILNKQITNNLSISLNHLANGVYLYKIIDNNTTLHTGKIILK